A genomic window from Dehalococcoidales bacterium includes:
- a CDS encoding rhodanese-like domain-containing protein, which translates to MKKNRIIFVPALLLALALATGGCGYITGEAVDFSYQSPVTEQFAADVSVTEAYAIIAQHAGQHGFTILDVRMPEEFAAGHIQAALNRDYYAPDFKDDLGQFDKADLYIVYCRTGARSAAARDIMREMGFQHIYNMSGGITDWTAQGFPVVR; encoded by the coding sequence ATGAAAAAAAACCGGATAATATTTGTTCCTGCCCTGCTCCTGGCGCTGGCATTAGCGACCGGCGGCTGCGGCTATATCACCGGCGAGGCGGTGGATTTTTCTTACCAGAGTCCGGTGACCGAGCAGTTCGCCGCAGATGTCTCCGTCACGGAAGCGTATGCCATAATTGCTCAACACGCCGGGCAGCACGGATTCACCATCCTCGACGTGAGGATGCCGGAAGAGTTTGCCGCCGGGCATATCCAGGCCGCACTGAACCGGGACTACTATGCACCGGATTTCAAGGATGACCTGGGGCAGTTCGACAAGGCCGATTTGTACATCGTCTACTGCCGTACCGGGGCCCGCAGCGCCGCCGCCCGCGATATCATGCGGGAGATGGGTTTTCAGCACATATACAACATGAGCGGCGGCATTACGGACTGGACGGCGCAGGGTTTCCCGGTGGTCAGGTAG